Proteins from a genomic interval of Corynebacterium deserti GIMN1.010:
- a CDS encoding low molecular weight protein-tyrosine-phosphatase, with translation MSGPNMTLPLEIVFVCTGNICRSPMAEVIARAHAERAGLGDSVIFSSCGMGNWHVGQPADKRARDELRAAGYDGDSHIAAQLGPEHMRADLFVALDNGHAGELAATGVQNDKIRLMRSFDPESNPTDDVADPYYGTSQDFALTRQNIEDAMPGLLEWVSDHTSRNT, from the coding sequence ATGAGTGGGCCTAATATGACACTTCCCTTAGAGATCGTTTTCGTCTGCACCGGCAACATCTGCCGGTCCCCCATGGCAGAAGTCATCGCCCGCGCCCACGCCGAACGCGCAGGCCTTGGCGATAGCGTCATTTTTTCCTCCTGTGGCATGGGCAACTGGCATGTCGGCCAGCCCGCGGACAAACGTGCACGAGACGAACTGCGCGCTGCAGGTTATGACGGCGACTCCCACATTGCCGCCCAACTCGGCCCTGAACACATGCGTGCAGACTTGTTCGTGGCTCTCGACAACGGCCATGCCGGCGAGCTCGCCGCAACAGGAGTCCAAAACGACAAGATCCGACTCATGCGATCCTTCGATCCCGAGTCCAACCCCACCGATGACGTCGCCGACCCTTATTACGGCACCTCACAGGACTTCGCGCTCACCCGCCAAAACATCGAAGACGCGATGCCTGGACTTCTTGAATGGGTGAGCGATCACACGTCCCGCAACACCTAA
- a CDS encoding SURF1 family cytochrome oxidase biogenesis protein: MDSKDQTPKGHTENSLSTRYSGGSRMRTKPKGWRVFLTPGWIISAVLIVLFSYAAISMLAPWQLHKDDDIVARNEQITEAFSREVVPYTELFDASGEVPSTQEFFRVSLTGHYLPDSEVLLRLRPVDSGPAFQSLTPFVLDSGETVLINRGYVSSEGTIVPEITPAPTGTVTITGLARKNEGTPATAPMEDSGYTQVYGINTEQISDLTGLDLGTDFVQLTEDNPGVLTPIPLPQMDRGNHLSYGFQWIAFGIMAPLGLGYFIWAEMRERRRDKAERAQMAAQQDVSNAPVVPGSLDSPDLSPAEETSSLVTESVSSAQPAASTLSATAKKRRSRYGDQHRDYYEKIARRDEERF, from the coding sequence GTGGACAGCAAGGATCAAACCCCCAAGGGGCACACCGAAAACTCCCTCAGCACCCGCTATTCCGGAGGTTCCCGCATGCGCACCAAACCGAAAGGGTGGAGGGTGTTTCTCACCCCGGGTTGGATCATCTCCGCTGTACTTATCGTGCTATTTTCCTACGCCGCGATCTCAATGCTTGCTCCATGGCAGCTTCACAAAGACGACGACATCGTCGCCCGCAACGAGCAAATCACTGAAGCCTTTAGCCGCGAGGTCGTGCCATACACAGAGCTTTTCGACGCCTCCGGCGAAGTCCCATCCACACAAGAATTCTTCCGCGTCTCACTCACAGGCCATTACCTTCCCGACAGCGAAGTGCTTCTGCGCCTCCGCCCCGTCGACTCTGGCCCCGCATTCCAATCGCTGACCCCTTTCGTCCTCGACAGCGGCGAGACCGTCCTCATCAACCGCGGCTATGTCTCCTCCGAAGGCACCATTGTCCCCGAGATCACCCCAGCCCCCACCGGCACCGTCACGATCACCGGCCTTGCCCGCAAGAACGAAGGCACCCCAGCCACCGCACCCATGGAAGACAGCGGCTACACCCAGGTATATGGAATCAACACCGAACAGATCAGCGACCTCACCGGACTTGATCTCGGTACCGATTTTGTTCAGCTCACCGAAGATAACCCGGGGGTACTTACTCCTATCCCATTGCCACAGATGGATCGAGGCAATCACCTCTCCTATGGCTTCCAGTGGATCGCCTTCGGCATCATGGCTCCATTGGGACTTGGCTACTTCATTTGGGCTGAAATGCGGGAACGCCGCCGCGATAAAGCAGAGCGCGCACAGATGGCCGCCCAGCAAGACGTTTCCAATGCGCCAGTAGTTCCGGGTTCTCTGGACTCCCCTGACTTATCTCCTGCTGAAGAGACTTCTTCCCTGGTAACCGAGTCCGTCTCCTCTGCTCAGCCTGCAGCCTCAACGTTGTCTGCGACGGCCAAGAAGCGTCGTTCCCGTTACGGCGATCAGCACCGCGACTATTACGAAAAGATCGCCCGGAGGGATGAAGAGCGCTTTTAG
- a CDS encoding DUF3052 domain-containing protein, with protein MADAPGAVKQGAQDYAQLLGIKSGQTVQEVGWDEDSDTLISESIEDAIGEELLDEDTDELCDVVLLWWREDDGDLVDGLVDSIRSLAENGRIWLLSPGIGKEGALAPGVISESAQLAGLVQTKAERLGAWQGSCLVQRGNKKL; from the coding sequence GTGGCCGACGCTCCGGGCGCAGTCAAGCAAGGTGCCCAGGATTATGCTCAATTACTCGGCATTAAATCGGGTCAAACCGTCCAGGAAGTTGGATGGGATGAAGATTCTGACACGCTGATCAGTGAGTCCATTGAGGACGCAATCGGTGAGGAACTTCTCGATGAAGATACCGACGAGCTGTGCGATGTCGTGCTGCTCTGGTGGCGCGAGGATGACGGCGATCTCGTCGACGGACTTGTGGATTCCATTCGTTCTCTCGCTGAGAACGGTCGGATCTGGTTGCTTTCCCCCGGTATTGGCAAAGAAGGAGCACTGGCTCCTGGAGTTATCTCCGAATCCGCACAGTTGGCTGGACTCGTGCAGACCAAGGCGGAGCGTCTAGGCGCTTGGCAGGGTTCTTGCCTTGTTCAACGCGGAAACAAGAAGCTCTAA